In the Brettanomyces nanus chromosome 1, complete sequence genome, CGACGCCTCCACTTTCAAGTTTGGCGGACAATCTTAGCTTAGAAATAGGTGCTAGTATGATAAACACGTCGTTTCATAAAACCACTGGACTTACTGATTCGGAATATATGGTTAATCAGAGCTCGGAGTGTGATACTAGGCAAACACATAGAACGACGACCAAGGATATTTTGAATGACCAGCTCAAAAATTTGACTGGTGCCTTGGAGTCCAACGATTCATCCATTAAATTGactgatgaagagaaatcgTACTTCATtacatttgaagaatggaagaaacaaaaagtGGCTAGAAAATCTCAGGAACTTCAGCTAAAACATatagaggaggaagaagaggagaaggagtCTCGTCAGCAGCGAATTCGTTCAAGTGAAGTTGGCAGTGGTTCATTGAACAACTTGGACGGTCCCGTTGGAGAAGAGATGGAATTTGATTCATCGTTGTTCACTGGCGATGAGGCAGCTCCTCTTGAAGAGGGTATGGCCTACAAAGGTCGGTTCAATTATGCTTCGTTTGATTGTGCTGCTACCATTGTGAGGACCAACGAAGAGTCTAAAGGCTCCAACGCTGTTTTGAATGAGAACAAAGACACCTATCTGCTTAATCAATGTAAAGCCCCTCACAAGTTCTTAGATATAGAACTTTGTGAGGACATTTTGGTCGATGAGGTTATGATAGGTAATTTTGAGTTTTTTTCGTCCGTCTTCAGAGATATTCGTATATCAGTCGGCGATAGATATCCTACAACCGATTGGAAAGTTATTGGTGAGtatgaagctgaaaatttGAGGAAGCTACAGAGGTTTAAGATTGAAGATCCAATGATCTGGGCCAGATTTCTTAGAATAGAAATTCTTTCTTACTATGGAAGCGAATTCTATTGTCCGATTTCAACTATTCAAGTTTATGGTAAAACTATGATGGAGCAATTCAAAGAGGAGAATCACGAGACCAGTTTCAGCGTCcagacagagaaagaggacCCACTTGATGCATCTATCGAGTTCAACGTTGATTTAAATAATGATAGCGAGGTTTTGGACttgaaaga is a window encoding:
- a CDS encoding uncharacterized protein (EggNog:ENOG41), with amino-acid sequence MSSSVPTPPLSSLADNLSLEIGASMINTSFHKTTGLTDSEYMVNQSSECDTRQTHRTTTKDILNDQLKNLTGALESNDSSIKLTDEEKSYFITFEEWKKQKVARKSQELQLKHIEEEEEEKESRQQRIRSSEVGSGSLNNLDGPVGEEMEFDSSLFTGDEAAPLEEGMAYKGRFNYASFDCAATIVRTNEESKGSNAVLNENKDTYLLNQCKAPHKFLDIELCEDILVDEVMIGNFEFFSSVFRDIRISVGDRYPTTDWKVIGEYEAENLRKLQRFKIEDPMIWARFLRIEILSYYGSEFYCPISTIQVYGKTMMEQFKEENHETSFSVQTEKEDPLDASIEFNVDLNNDSEVLDLKDIENDDVSCVIVPHVGLEQFLEGHKQEEQDLCTMNTTVVFGESNTNISTQYISLETTSSSSSQESIYRNIIKRLSLLESNATLSLLYIEEQSKILSEAFENLENRQKSRFDKLIGQLNTTIHFQVTHFRKLNTDMAVNFEGLLNYQNHRFESFMSSYKQRMDSFQSSLSFQKRMNFFNFVVIIFLLTYILSLKDNLDVDYYHGIDIGAQHVTSKNIQRSSSDTTVDSIFSSSVSVPDVLESKIKDKITVSGSSNDDKGDKELLKAIDGKGSPDLVISDIEVDTKSMKQSSPVVEKKNDTASKVLREIAPSSSR